The window GTTCGATTTCTGAAAATGTAACTCCAATGCATTTACTGAATATAAAAAGAGTAGCTTATGGGTTAATTGATTGTAACGAATTAAAAAGAGAGCCTGTAAAAGAAGTTAAAGGTATAACTGTTTATGGTTCAGAAAAAAGAGAAGATAGAGTTGAGAAAAATATTCTTGAAAAAGAGTTGTTAGAAAATCCAGAGTTAGTAAAGCTTATGGAAGAAATTTTATCTACAATAAAGAGGTAAAAATGGATAAATTAGAGATATTATTAGAAAAAATTTTAGAAGTGGTAGAGGAAAAAAAGCTTACTGTACCTGTTGGAATATCAAATAGACATATTCATTTAAAAGAGCAGGATATAGAGACTTTATTTGGAAGAGGTTACCAACTTAATAAAATTAAGGATCTTTCTCAAAAAGGTCAGTATGCAGCAAAAGAAGTTGTTACAATTTGTGGGCCCAAAAGTGTCATAGAAAAAGTTAGAGTTTTAGGACCTGCAAGAAAAGAAACGCAAGTTGAAGTTTCTGTAGGAGATTGCTTAAAGTTAGGAGTAAAACCTGAGATTAGAATGTCAGGAGATATTAAAGAGTCTTCTGGGATAACACTAATAGGACCAAAAGGAACAGTTATACTGTCAGAGGGAGCTATCGTTTCTCAAAGACATATACATATGGACGAAGAGGATGCTAAAAGATTTAACGTTAGCAATGGTGAAGTTGTTGCCATTGAAGTTGATGGTCCAAGAGGCGGACAATATGAAAATACATGTATTAGAGTAGACAAAACATTTACTTTAGAGTGTCATTTAGATATTGAAGAAGCCAATGCAATGGGAATAAATAGTAGTTCTAAAATAAAAATAATAAAAAAATAAAATAAAAAAATAATAAAATAAAACTTAGGAGGAATAAAATATGAAATACGATGCATTAGGAATGATAGAAACTAAAGGATTAATAGGATCGATAGAAGCGGCAGATGCAATGGTAAAAGCAGCAAATGTATACTTAATTGGAAAAGAGTATGTAGGTGGAGGATTAGTAACAGTTATGGTAAGAGGAGACGTTGGAGCAGTTAAGGCAGCTACAGATGCAGGAGCAGCAGCAGCACAACGTGTTGGAGAATTAGTATCTGTACATGTAATTCCAAGACCACATTCAGAAGTAGAGGTTATTTTACCTGCTTCATCAGTTAAAGAGATGAAATAATAAAATATTGTCAGATTAAAAAAAAGAGGTTATACAACCTCTTTTTCTTTATTTAATATACTTTCCATAATAACTGCACATGAAGCATCTCCTAAGATGTTAGTAGAAGTTCTCATCATATCCATTATTCTGTCAATTCCAAATACTAGTGGAAGAGCTATAACAGGAACACCAGCAGCAGCTAAAACAGCAACAACAAGCAGGGAAGGTCCAGGAACTCCAGCAGTTCCAACAGCTCCAAGAACAGATGTAAGAACAATTGCTACATACTCACTTGGCCCAAGATCAACGTTGAACATCTGAGCAAAGAACATAGTTACAAGACCGTATAACATAGCATTTCCATTCATGTTAACAGTAGCTCCCAATGGTAATATAAATGAAGCAGTTGAGTTTTTAACTCCAAGTTTTTTACAACATTCAGTATTAACTGGCAATGTAGCCATAGATGAAGCAGTTGAAAATGCTAAAATCTGGGCAGGTGCAGTCTTTTTAATAAATTTAATTGGCGATATTCCAGTAAACAGTTTAACAAATCCTGGTAACATAATAAAATGTATTAAACCAAGAGCTAAAGTAAATACTAAAAATAGCTTTGTAACTAGTAAAAGTATATTGATACCAAAAAGTGCAATTGAGTTAGCCATTAGTGCGAAAACACCAAGTGGAGCTAAAAGAAGTATCTTTTCAATCATCTTTATTAAAGTTTCATTAACTGTTTCTAAAAGATCTATAATTGGTTTTTGTTTCTCATCAGATACTTTAGATAAACATAGTCCAAAGAATAGTGAAAAGAAAATAATTTGTAAAATATTTCCCTCTATAAGTGATTTAAATGGATTATCAGGTATTATATTGATAATAGTTCCCCAGAAATCTAATCCAGAGTTTGCCCCTGCATAAGCTCCTTCTTTTGCTAGTAGTGATGCAGGAACTACAACTCCAATTCCAGGATTGAATATATATCCAGCTCCAATTCCAATAACAACAGCGATACATGATGTAAATAGATAGTATCCTAAAGTTAAAAGTCCAACTTTTCCAGCAGATTTCGTTTTACCTAAAGAGATAGCTCCAAGAATGATGTTAAAAAATACCAATGGAACAATAAGCATTGTGATTAATTTTAAAAATATGTCTCCTAATGGTGCAAATATTGCTGCTTTATCTTTTAAAATAAGTCCAGCAATTATACCTAAAAACATAGAGATAATTATAGTTGTACTGTTACTAAGTTTCTTCATAAATTTCTTTCTCCTATTTATTAAATTATATTGTTAATTTTATCACATCACAAATAAAAAGTAAAATTTTATTTTGCAAAATATTGAAAAAAGTTTTTCAAAACTTGAAAGATTAAAGAAAAAACTCAAAAACTTGACTTAGTTTGAAATAACGGTATACTATTTGTAAGAAAAGTTTTGGAGGGTAAAGTGAAAAAAGTATTTTTATTAAGTGCATTAATATTTGTGTCATCTCTTACTATGAGTGAAACAAAAATACCTAATTGGACAGTACAGCCTAAAGAGGGTGTTGTAAAAGGTGATTACTATAAAATTGAGGAAAGATTTCGTCAAGGACATTTAGGAACTTTAGAAGTAGTAAAAAATAATGGGAAATTAGTTCATGTAGAGTTTAATGAGTTAACAAGACCTAATTATTACAATCGTTTTTATCAAAATGTTTCAAAAAGACTATCACCATATAATTTTTCAATGGCAGAAAAAAGTGGAGTAGCTTGGATAGAGGGAGTTTTAGCTGCTGAAAATCAAATGATAAAAGAACAAAGATTAACAGGAACTTTTGATATGGTAGCTGGAGCATCAAATAGTATTCAACAATCTATGGTTCCTTTAGCAGAAAA of the Cetobacterium sp. NK01 genome contains:
- the eutM gene encoding ethanolamine utilization microcompartment protein EutM; this translates as MKYDALGMIETKGLIGSIEAADAMVKAANVYLIGKEYVGGGLVTVMVRGDVGAVKAATDAGAAAAQRVGELVSVHVIPRPHSEVEVILPASSVKEMK
- a CDS encoding dicarboxylate/amino acid:cation symporter; this translates as MKKLSNSTTIIISMFLGIIAGLILKDKAAIFAPLGDIFLKLITMLIVPLVFFNIILGAISLGKTKSAGKVGLLTLGYYLFTSCIAVVIGIGAGYIFNPGIGVVVPASLLAKEGAYAGANSGLDFWGTIINIIPDNPFKSLIEGNILQIIFFSLFFGLCLSKVSDEKQKPIIDLLETVNETLIKMIEKILLLAPLGVFALMANSIALFGINILLLVTKLFLVFTLALGLIHFIMLPGFVKLFTGISPIKFIKKTAPAQILAFSTASSMATLPVNTECCKKLGVKNSTASFILPLGATVNMNGNAMLYGLVTMFFAQMFNVDLGPSEYVAIVLTSVLGAVGTAGVPGPSLLVVAVLAAAGVPVIALPLVFGIDRIMDMMRTSTNILGDASCAVIMESILNKEKEVV
- a CDS encoding phosphate propanoyltransferase, which produces MDKLEILLEKILEVVEEKKLTVPVGISNRHIHLKEQDIETLFGRGYQLNKIKDLSQKGQYAAKEVVTICGPKSVIEKVRVLGPARKETQVEVSVGDCLKLGVKPEIRMSGDIKESSGITLIGPKGTVILSEGAIVSQRHIHMDEEDAKRFNVSNGEVVAIEVDGPRGGQYENTCIRVDKTFTLECHLDIEEANAMGINSSSKIKIIKK